In the Sulfobacillus thermosulfidooxidans DSM 9293 genome, TTGTATATATTTCGTTGCACTTTGTGGAGACTTGTGTCATAACTGAGGTGTTTTGAGAATCCCACCTGACCATCACCATGGATTTTTAGGAGGTTACCTGTATTATGCGACGGGCATCGCGAATGAACAAAATTCCCCCGTATTTATTCTTAGAACTCGATAAATTGATAGCGAGACAACGCGAAATGGGACGGGATGTCATTTCTCTCGGTATTGGGGATCCTGACCAACCCACAGCATCTGTCGCTGTCGAAGCTTTGAAACGCGCGGTCGATAATCCCGAAACTCATCGCTATCCCAATTATCTGGGAAGCCTTGATTTCCGGACATCGATGGCCCAGTGGTATCATAACCGCTTTGGCGTGGAACTTGACCCTCGCTCGGAGGTTCTTGGACTAATCGGGTCCAAAGAAGGCATTGCGCACTTGATATGGGCCATGGCGGAGCCGGGAGATATTGTCCTCGTCCCCGATCCGGCGTATCCCGTTTATTATACCCAAACCATTTTGGCGGGTGCTGAGCCTTATGCTCTCCCTCTTACTGCCGAAAGGCAATTTTTACCCGATTTATCTGCCATCCCGGAAAACGTTTGGGCTCGCGCCAAAATGCTGTGGCTGAATTACCCCAACAATCCCACTGGTGCGATCGCCACGCGTGACTTTTATGAGGAAGCCGTACAACTATGTTTAAAACATGATGTGCTTTTGTGCAGCGACGGCGCCTATCTCGATATTGGCTTTGATGGATATCAAGCCCCTTCCATTTTAGAAATTCCCGGGGCCAAGAATATTGCGATTGAGTTTTATTCCTTATCCAAACCCTTTAACATGACCGGGTGGCGTATTGCCGCGGCGGTGGGCAATCCCGAAGCCATTGACGCCTTAGGAACGCTTAAGAGTAATCTTGATTCCGGTCCTTTCACCGCCATTCAGGATGCTGCCATCGCCACCCTTGATTCAAATCCAATTCCTTTTATCCAATCCATGAACGCTTTATATCAAGAGCGCCGGGATTTGGCCGTCAAAGCCCTCAATAATATGGGAATTCCCATTACCCCGCCCAGATCCACATTCTATTTGTGGTTTCCGGCTCCCTTTGGCATGAGTTCCCAAGAGGCCACCAATTATTTTGTCCAGTATGCCGATGTCGTGCTCACACCTGGAGAAGCCTATGGCGACCATGGACGCGGTTGGATGCGCATTTCCTTGACGATTGACACGGCCCGGCTTCAAGAAGGGCTAGACCGCATGGCACGAGCCTTACGCGATCATCCGCCAGTGTAAAATCCTTGAACAATAGCTTTTAAATAGCGAACAACAGGACGTGTTTGGCTCTCCAAGACATGTAAACCCGATGGACTAATGGGGATGCCTAACACGTCTTCTAGTTCTGTCGGCCCGTTCTGGGACAGGGCGTTTAAGTATCGCCGCACATCATTGATAATCTCATCACATCGCTGTTCCAAAGACATCGAGACGGCAATGGCAATGCGCCCCATTTCGTCCTGAGTGAACCCTTTCACTTCACAGTGCGATGGAGGAATCTCAATTCCGACCTCCTCCACAGCTTCACGCCGAGCGGAAGAGACGGGAAGAAAACGCCCGTCGACAATATCGTCAAAATTCGGCGACCCGCCAATCGCCTGAATCCAGCCAGGTCTTGATGTATCAGGACTCATCACCCCGGCAATTAACCAGTTGTCCCGAGTCACCAAACAGGCTGCGGCAAATAGCACCCGCACCTGATAGGGGTGCTGTGCGGGCAATTGCCGGCTAAATAGGTAATGGGCATAGTCCGTCAATACTCCTTCGATGAAAACGCTCGACCCTTCTTCATGCACTTGACGAACACTCAACACGGGACCGCGGAAAAATGGTGTCCCGTGGCGTATTAAGCCGTCCCAATATTGGTTAACTTGTTGCTGAAGTCCCTCGGGAAGACGCCACGGTTCTTTATCAACAACAACCTCTAAATGGCGCGTGGCAACCCATCGAGTCACTTTTGCCATGGATTTCTCATCACCATACAATCCTTCTTTTCGCGTTATCTTAAAGCGCCACCGGACCTGTAATGTGTTTTTTCGATTTGTCTTTGTCAAACGAGATTTAGTCGCGAATAATCCACGTTTCAAGAATAAAGCCGACAATCAATAAAATACCGATCACGGTATTAATCATCACCGATTCGCCATGAAGATGGGCAAACCGGCTCGATGCACTGTTTAAATGATTCATGATTCCTAAAAGCCGGTTAGCGTATACCACTAATATCCATGCTAACAGCGCTTCAATAAATAGTAGCCAGTTCTTGCGGCTTGAGGCATACCACGCTGCCAACAGAGAACCAATGAGCGCCAAACCTCCGCCCCACAAACCGATGCCGTAATATGCGGGAAAAATGCGAACCAATAAACGGCCAGCATCGACCATGGGCAGTTCTAAAAAAATGGCCGGGGCCACCACTAACGAGAAAAAAATAATCGTGCCTAACCATATCCCACTCCCAATTCTCCATAAAAACCGCCCGACCATGACGGTCATGTCCTCACCCCGCCCTTATTGTGGGTTTACTCTCTATCCCTAGAATATTATGTCAGACTCAAAGAAGACCGACATGTTTTGCAAGAAAAGAATCTTGTAGTTCATCAGGATTATGGCACCCATCTTTTGGCTCAGCTCTTCTGTGGTTGCTTGTCTGGTCGCTTTTTCGTACCATTACGGAAGAGGATTTTCAGGGTTCTTGTGATTTGCCCAACACGATTTCCGTTTGATGTGTTCATGAGCACCGACCATGATCATATCCTGTGAACGGTCAGACAGAAAGGACGCACGCAGTGACGATATTGCCAGATGCTCGCTTCATTACCATTACAGCTGCCAACAATCCTGAAACCTTTCACTTATCACCCGTTTTAGCAGAAGTCCTAGGTCGCTGGTCGGCGAGAACAGAGTCATGGGGTATTTTAATACGTGAGCATAATCCCTATCTCTTGTTAGGTCCCAAAGATCGGCGACTACCATTTTTGGACGAAGCTTTAAATTGGGCACAAAATCAAGGATACCCCGTGTATATGCGTGTCGGAGGCGGTTCTGCCGTCCTTTTGGATCGCACGTGCATAAGTTTCGCAGTCTCCCGCCCGTGCCGGGACTTGACCGTGTGGGAACAAAATTTCCGGGATATGACCGCCCCCATTATCGATGGATTGCGCATGCTGGGTATTGCCACCCAATTTGGACGTGCCGAAGGCTCGTATTGTGAAGGTCCTTATGATCTCGTCACTCGTGACGGCAAGAAAATTGCCGGCATTGCGCAAGCCATTCGGGGAGGGTCTGCCCTCGTTTCCGGCATGATCTTAGTGCAGCAAGATCCTGTGAGAACGACAGAGTTCATTCAAGAATTTTATCACCGAGCGGGAAGCCAACAAATATTGCGGGCTGATGTCGTGACCGCCCTGAGTCATCATCCAGGATTTTCCCAGGTCACGATCCAAGATGTGCATGATGCCTTGATAGCCGGGTTTGAACAACACTATCACCTAATTTCCGAGCCCTTTTCGCCCGAGGAATGGCAAGAAGCTCGAGAATTAAATACTCTACGTTGCCTGCGTGGGGATCCTATTTCCGAACCCTCGGGCCGAACAGGCTAACTCATCACTCAGAAATTTCCTGTCTTTAACGCAGTATCATCTTCAACATATAGGAGGAAGATTCATATGCATGCAACGATTGAAACAGATAAAGGCACGATGGTCTTGGAACTCTACCCCAATGAAGCGCCGGGTACCGTCGCCAATTTTGCGAAACTCGCCCGTTCTGGATTTTATGATGGTCTCACCTTTCACCGAGTTATTCCAAATTTTGTTATTCAAGGTGGAGATCCCAATGGAGATGGGACGGGAGGACCAGGATATACGATTAAATGTGAAACCGAAGGCAATCCCCACAAACACCTGAGGGGATCATTATCGATGGCTCACCGCGGCCGGGACACTGGCGGCAGCCAGTTCTTTATTTGTCACAGTCCCCAGCCCCATCTCGATGGCGTCCACACTGTATTTGGCCGGGTTATCGAAGGCTTTGATGTGTTAGATAGTATTCGTCAAGGCGACCACATGACCCGGGTCACGATTCAAGACGAATAATTTCAGCTACGGCTAAGGGAGGGCTAAGGTTTAACCTCAGCCCTCCCTTTCACTACCCATGTATCCACTGGCAAAGCCTTGACCCATGTCCCTATTGTTTTCCCCTAAGCAGAGTTAGTGCTGAAGATAAGCTGCAAACCAGCTAGTAATTTGGTGAAGACGAAACACCCGGTGCCATGGCTCTCCATTTCGTGTCATGCCGTGCGATTCATTCGGGTAAAGAATCATTTTGACCTCGCGTCCCAAATATTTTAACGCGTGATATAACTGCTCCCCTTGCTCTAAGGGCAAACGATAATCATTCATTTGATGTTCAATCAAAAGGGGCGTATGAATCGACGAGGCATAGCGCAAGGGAGATTGTTGCCAGTAAGGCTCGGGATCGTCCCACCATGGTTTCGTCCCGTATTGCGCGACCCGTAACCAGCCTAAATCACTCGTCCCCATCGCGCTAAAACGGTTCACGACCGAACGCATACTCACTGCGCAGCGAAAGCGGTCCGTATGCGCAATAGCCCAGTTGACCATAAAGCCCCCGTAGCTTCCCCCGATAATCCCCAACTTTTTCTGATCACATCGCGCTTTGCCTGGACCCTGTAATGCATCATCGAGAATGGCCATCACATCGGCATAATCTTTATCGCCCCAGTGCCCAATGATCGCTCGGCAAAAATCATGTCCATATCCCAACGATCCCCGGGGATTGCCATAAACGACGGCATAGCCGAGCGAACGTAACAATTGCATTTCGAACATGAACCGGTACCCATACATAGCCATAGGCCCACCATGGACTTGAAGGATTACCGGAATATTTTTCTGGGGCGATGACGGTAACAATATCCAGGCATCGAGCTTTGTGCCATCAGCACTTGTCGCTTGATACGCAAGGGGCATAGCCAGCTCCTCTTGCGCCCAAGGGAGCGACACATGAAGCGGTGGCGATAAATAGGTGCCGTCTTCATCTAGGATCTGGATGGTTGAAGGATTTAAGGGATCCGATGCCACGACAATGAGTCCGGTAGTGTGCGGTGCATAGCTATAAACCGTCCAGGCATTCTGCGTGATGGCTCTAGGAGGCTCCTCACCAGTCAAGGAAAACTTCCAGAGGTTCACCCGTCCATGATCACTTAAAGACATCAATACCCACTCACCATCACGACTGACGACAGGTTTGTCTAGCGGGAGTCCCCCCACGTCAGTCAACGTGTGATCACCGACCGGGCGGTCTAATTCGTCCGACAAACATCTTGCTTGGGCGGTTTCGAGATTATATAGCCAGAGCTTTTCGTTGCCATATCCTAAATCCTCCGGGTCATTTGCGGTAAACACGAGGGTCTTTCCATTGGGATGGACAATCAACCGACTAATGGCTAATCCTAAATGGGTCAATTGTTGACTCCTCGGCCCCGCGTGAGAAAAGATTTCGCGAATTTGGGGATTGACATCGGCGCTCGATTTTGGCCGCTGTAAATAAAATAATGTCTCGCCATCGACAGAAAACACGGGATTAAAGACATCTTCAAGCCCTGGTGTCATGACCTGAACCGAATTCGTCGGTAAATCCACACTTACGGCCGTGTCAATAAAGTCCCCTAAAAATCCTGATCCGTCAAATTTATAATATTGTTTGGTAATAATTTTGACATCACGCGTAAAACGATAGGCCAACATCTCATCTGACGGTGAGCCTGAGTTTGCCTGATCATCTGATTTTTCATTTTCAATTAGTCCCCGAAACAAGTGAGCTATCACTACCATTTTTTGTCCACGGGGATGCCAAGCAAAATCCTTAATCCCCCCTTTAATCTGGGTAACCTGCCGTGCCTCTCCTCCCTTTAAAGGCATGATCCATACTTGATTGCTGCCCGACCGGCGTGATAAAAAGGCCAGATACTGTCCATCAGGTGATATTTGAGGTAGGGTATCTGAAGGTCCTTGGGTAAAAGGCTGGACCGAACTCCAGGAGGATCCGTCTGGTTCGGTTTGCATAATGCGGTGTTCTACCGCATTGGTTTGTTTATTTATCTGGGATTCAACAAAAAATACCCGGCCATCTGGGGCGGCGACGGCTTGTCCCCACGTTTTTAATGCCAGGAGGTCTTCCGCTTTTAAAGTCATGGTGCGTCTCCCCATTTCGCAGTGATTACACCCCTCTTCACAGTGTGTCGTGAACGGTTAGGGCGATTATAGCAAGGGACGTGTCGGCAGCGTTACCATAAAACATCTTATACTGATTCTTGCATTATACAAGAAATTTTAGTATTTTGATTGCATACTGCACAAAGCGCGCGTGTATCCTTTATATTAATTGTAGCAAGGAGGCTTGACATGGCTACCGCATCAGACAAGCAATCCGGCCGCGTCACCCCATTAAGTGGCCGGTCACTGTGGCTGAGTTTTGCCGCCGCTACAACCGGGACGTTTATGGTCAACGTGGATTCCAGCGTGGTTAATGTGGCATTGCCTGTTATGCAACATCAATTCAGCTTGTCCATTAACATTTTACAATGGATTGTCACCGCTTATCTCTTGGTGATTACGGGTGTTCTACCCGTCATGGGCCAATTGGCAGACCGTTTGGGCCGGCGCGATGTTTTCATAGCAGGCATAGCGATTTTTATTACAGGCTCACTGTTTTGCGCCTTATCGCCGAGTTTCGGATGGCTTGTGTCGGCACGGATATTCCAAGGCGTGGGGGGCGCAATGATTATGGCCAACGTTATGGCCATTGTCGCGCTCATATTCTCTCCCCAGGAACGCGGAAAAGCTTTGGGGATGATTGGTTCTGTCGTCGCAGCTGGCACATTGGCCGGTCCTCCCTTAGGAGGCGTATTAACGGCAGCCTTTGGCTGGCAAAGTATTTTTTGGATCAATATTCCTTTTGGATTATGGGGCCTATGGGGATCGTACCGGTATCTGCCCCGTTTTCCCAAAGATGAGATCTTGCGCCAACAGAAATTTGATTGGATGGGGGCATTGATGTTTTTAGTTTCCACATCACTCCTCCAATTCGGATTAGCAAATCTTCACCGGTGGTACGGATATGTTTTGGTCGCGGCTACGGCAGCATCTCTTTACCTATTTGTCCGCATTGAGTCGCACGTCACCCATCCCTTGATTCCCCTGCGCTTATTCCATGTGCGCCCGTTCTCACTTAATATGTTGGCTGGCATTTTTTATTGGGTGCTCATGATGTTTCCTGCTTTTCTCATTCCCTTTTACTTGCGTGATGAATTGCATTTACCTGTCGGCTTAATTGGGGTTTCGCTCTTTCCCCAGGCTCTGGCGATGATCCTATTATCTCCTGTGGGTGGAACCTTGACAGACAAAAGGGGCGTCTTAGTACCTGCACGGGCAGGCCTTTTGATGTTTGCGTTGGTCAACTTGGGGATGGCATTATTACCACAACATGCGCCGTTATGGTGGATTTGGATTCTTCTCGCGGGCCAAGGGGTTGCCGCTGGATTGTTCTCTTCTCCCAACAGCACGGCGATTCTTAATTCGGTTCAAAAACGCGATACCGGGTTGGCATCAAGCCTTATGGCCACACAAAGGAATTTAGGACGAGCCATCGGCGTTGGCTTAGCAACGGAAATCTTAGCCCTCGTTTGGGTATTTTCGGGGATAGGCGCATCGCCGTCCCACAATAATCCCCATTATCCTGCCTGGTTTTTATTAGGGTTCCATGGCGTTTTTTGGGCAGCCATCGGTTTTACCGCCTTAGCATTTCTCACAACGGTATCACCACACCCCCATTCTCAAGGAACCCCTCAAGACGCAAAGTAAAAATCCATCACCAAGAGCAATCCTACATGCACACTACCAAAGTAGCCCTTCCTTATGGGAAGGGCTACCGATTATGGCATTGACATTCCGATTTTTGACGCGGATTCCCGTGATCTATTGGGCCTGACGATTAGCGGGTAGATTCGGCTTTTTTCCGCAGGCGACGTTTGGCTAACGCTCTATTTCGCCGGGACTCCGTTAAAAAGCGGATGCCAGGCGGATACAACCGGACTAAGACCGCTTGAGGTACCATCACCTGAAGATTCCCACATAATGTGCATTGCCAACCATGGACCACCGTGATGCAAGCCCTTTCTCCTTCGATGGTTAATGGACCTGTCATCACCACATCCTCAGAACCACATGTCGGACATCGATCATCCACATTAGACCCTCCCGTCTACCTAATGCTTTATTATGTATTAGATTGTTCACATCCCATTTCTCCGCCACATGCTGCTTTTCCTGCTTTGTTCCCGCGTCTATCCACAGTTTTTACACAACCTTATCCCCAATATATCCACAGTTTTCGACATAACGATTCCTATATGATAGCTTTTTGTCGGGCTTAAAATCTGAT is a window encoding:
- a CDS encoding peptidylprolyl isomerase; protein product: MHATIETDKGTMVLELYPNEAPGTVANFAKLARSGFYDGLTFHRVIPNFVIQGGDPNGDGTGGPGYTIKCETEGNPHKHLRGSLSMAHRGRDTGGSQFFICHSPQPHLDGVHTVFGRVIEGFDVLDSIRQGDHMTRVTIQDE
- a CDS encoding S9 family peptidase; the encoded protein is MTLKAEDLLALKTWGQAVAAPDGRVFFVESQINKQTNAVEHRIMQTEPDGSSWSSVQPFTQGPSDTLPQISPDGQYLAFLSRRSGSNQVWIMPLKGGEARQVTQIKGGIKDFAWHPRGQKMVVIAHLFRGLIENEKSDDQANSGSPSDEMLAYRFTRDVKIITKQYYKFDGSGFLGDFIDTAVSVDLPTNSVQVMTPGLEDVFNPVFSVDGETLFYLQRPKSSADVNPQIREIFSHAGPRSQQLTHLGLAISRLIVHPNGKTLVFTANDPEDLGYGNEKLWLYNLETAQARCLSDELDRPVGDHTLTDVGGLPLDKPVVSRDGEWVLMSLSDHGRVNLWKFSLTGEEPPRAITQNAWTVYSYAPHTTGLIVVASDPLNPSTIQILDEDGTYLSPPLHVSLPWAQEELAMPLAYQATSADGTKLDAWILLPSSPQKNIPVILQVHGGPMAMYGYRFMFEMQLLRSLGYAVVYGNPRGSLGYGHDFCRAIIGHWGDKDYADVMAILDDALQGPGKARCDQKKLGIIGGSYGGFMVNWAIAHTDRFRCAVSMRSVVNRFSAMGTSDLGWLRVAQYGTKPWWDDPEPYWQQSPLRYASSIHTPLLIEHQMNDYRLPLEQGEQLYHALKYLGREVKMILYPNESHGMTRNGEPWHRVFRLHQITSWFAAYLQH
- a CDS encoding lipoate--protein ligase family protein, with product MTILPDARFITITAANNPETFHLSPVLAEVLGRWSARTESWGILIREHNPYLLLGPKDRRLPFLDEALNWAQNQGYPVYMRVGGGSAVLLDRTCISFAVSRPCRDLTVWEQNFRDMTAPIIDGLRMLGIATQFGRAEGSYCEGPYDLVTRDGKKIAGIAQAIRGGSALVSGMILVQQDPVRTTEFIQEFYHRAGSQQILRADVVTALSHHPGFSQVTIQDVHDALIAGFEQHYHLISEPFSPEEWQEARELNTLRCLRGDPISEPSGRTG
- a CDS encoding LL-diaminopimelate aminotransferase, with the protein product MRRASRMNKIPPYLFLELDKLIARQREMGRDVISLGIGDPDQPTASVAVEALKRAVDNPETHRYPNYLGSLDFRTSMAQWYHNRFGVELDPRSEVLGLIGSKEGIAHLIWAMAEPGDIVLVPDPAYPVYYTQTILAGAEPYALPLTAERQFLPDLSAIPENVWARAKMLWLNYPNNPTGAIATRDFYEEAVQLCLKHDVLLCSDGAYLDIGFDGYQAPSILEIPGAKNIAIEFYSLSKPFNMTGWRIAAAVGNPEAIDALGTLKSNLDSGPFTAIQDAAIATLDSNPIPFIQSMNALYQERRDLAVKALNNMGIPITPPRSTFYLWFPAPFGMSSQEATNYFVQYADVVLTPGEAYGDHGRGWMRISLTIDTARLQEGLDRMARALRDHPPV
- a CDS encoding DUF4149 domain-containing protein, with the translated sequence MTVMVGRFLWRIGSGIWLGTIIFFSLVVAPAIFLELPMVDAGRLLVRIFPAYYGIGLWGGGLALIGSLLAAWYASSRKNWLLFIEALLAWILVVYANRLLGIMNHLNSASSRFAHLHGESVMINTVIGILLIVGFILETWIIRD
- a CDS encoding MFS transporter — protein: MATASDKQSGRVTPLSGRSLWLSFAAATTGTFMVNVDSSVVNVALPVMQHQFSLSINILQWIVTAYLLVITGVLPVMGQLADRLGRRDVFIAGIAIFITGSLFCALSPSFGWLVSARIFQGVGGAMIMANVMAIVALIFSPQERGKALGMIGSVVAAGTLAGPPLGGVLTAAFGWQSIFWINIPFGLWGLWGSYRYLPRFPKDEILRQQKFDWMGALMFLVSTSLLQFGLANLHRWYGYVLVAATAASLYLFVRIESHVTHPLIPLRLFHVRPFSLNMLAGIFYWVLMMFPAFLIPFYLRDELHLPVGLIGVSLFPQALAMILLSPVGGTLTDKRGVLVPARAGLLMFALVNLGMALLPQHAPLWWIWILLAGQGVAAGLFSSPNSTAILNSVQKRDTGLASSLMATQRNLGRAIGVGLATEILALVWVFSGIGASPSHNNPHYPAWFLLGFHGVFWAAIGFTALAFLTTVSPHPHSQGTPQDAK